A genome region from Bordetella genomosp. 10 includes the following:
- a CDS encoding non-ribosomal peptide synthetase encodes MNGNFLTIWGRLREHAARRGGDLALICLDRQGKSAHTYAQLESRARQIAAVLMRTSAPGDRVLLLLDSGLDYVAAFFGCLAAGLVAVPAFPPETSRPHHMRRIAVIAADADASHVLALAGQLSDLRDTLGTHGAIRYLAVDTMTGAGFRGPGHDAAPGDTAFLQYTSGSTADPKGVMVTHGNLIANEIAIREKLGITADDIFVSWLPLFHDMGLIGTVLQPVFSGIPLVLMSPAYFLERPVRWLEAISRFRGTVSGGPDFAYRLCADRVGDAQRAALDLSSWRVAFSGSEPVRHSTLCDFRVRYAPAGFDENALYPCYGLAEATLLATGMTRGAGMKTQPRRHMADSHAGTDAAIATHDGTVPAKPASSAGVVEAPDVICGAAPSGHEIRIVDPATLSAVADGDEGEIWFAGPSVAAGYWRNPAATQATFVEHAGQRWLRTGDMGRLTPAGLLVAGRLKDVIVVRGQKWHPQDIEQEIEARVVHARKGRVAAFAAATEQGEGIGIAMEISRASRKAVATDVIARSVDDVVGALAGEAARVIVLLEPGALPKTTSGKLQRDQVRRGWQSGSLAAYEILTKTAAGALGDIAPPTTSDIQGGSKTEATTPMQAWMATAWRLAIGEAISAGPADHFFACGGTSLSAVEVAARVRQEWRIDFDAADLYAHPVLSDATNLIAHRRDRVGGDRAALDANATGGAHARTSASTPHARDYGAGDAAPLSHAQERQWFLWSLNPKSTAYSVNVCLKLAGHLDVEALRAALAATARRHPILLTRFRAGAEGRVRQILPDGRASLEIPLTDCREEADAYGHALAQLLGKAEAPFNLLEDAPSRAQLFQYADDGHLLLWSQHHIVTDAWSVRLLLDEWFHLYAQARARGATALLLREAPALQYADYASWERERLADGAREEDVAYWKGQLAARNGLAVLAPDLPRERHRVYPARTLAMSLPLREARRLVTCARSHGVTPAIVLLSALDLLLHVHTRATQVRVGLPVANRTPPVVESLPGLFVNTLPQQVRIEAQDRLSTVLARVAEAVMAGQAHQGMPLDQLARLMPPDAEHGAELTPVVFNHFRGDTSHLGAVSGVGVEEVSVPERLARFDLTLDVREFVDGRFELRFIHASPLFAAARIDRLAAHYLRILDALFSDPAQDVASLDVLDADERQRLSARGAPRRSYAAPMVLEAYARQVAAQPDAVAVCMHAPARTHSGRSVGGDSPAACLWLTYGQLDAAANRVAHGLIARGVGVESRVGLAMGRGPDLIVGLLGILKAGAAYVALDPAYPHARLTQMVDDAGIEVVVSDTPALAALPRAWPVQWLCVDALDARLPAHAPDVAIRPDNLAYVLYTSGSTGVPKGAQMTHGNVARLLAATQRWFNFGPDDVWTLFHSYAFDFSVWEIFGALCHGGRLVVVSAEQARAPASFLSLLRAEGVTVLNQTPSAFGQLMRVPGLHDGAVKQERAELFEGIAQDEGVARDEGGQLPALRLRWVIFGGEALDPRMLADWVAGQGPHGPRLVNMYGITETTVHVTYREIVREDLRVAGSPVGEAIDDLGLYVLDATGQPVSYGESGELHVSGAGLTRGYLGRAALTAERFIPNPFADDGGRLYRTGDLARWSEDGELHYLGRIDQQVKIRGHRVEVGEVRARLLEQPGVGQAVVVARGVGADARLLAYVTPAITPSSALSATTRSSPPLAALPLDVAALRQALAQCLPAYMLPSAIEVLDQLPLTRNGKVDVAALPEPTHAGRHYDAPQNSGEEALAGIWRDVLGVAQVGRQDNFFELGGHSLLLVRLHLLLEEKLRPGLDIVDLFKYPTIAALAARIEAGRNSPQHAQDEANRAARQRSALSRQRRLTGRIG; translated from the coding sequence ATGAACGGCAACTTTCTCACGATTTGGGGACGCTTGCGGGAACACGCCGCCCGGCGCGGAGGGGACCTCGCGCTGATCTGCCTGGACCGGCAGGGCAAGTCCGCCCATACCTACGCGCAACTGGAAAGCCGTGCGCGCCAGATCGCCGCGGTGCTGATGCGGACGTCGGCGCCCGGCGACCGCGTCTTGTTGCTGCTGGACAGCGGCCTGGACTATGTCGCGGCGTTCTTCGGCTGCCTGGCAGCGGGGTTGGTGGCAGTCCCCGCATTTCCGCCCGAAACGTCGCGGCCGCATCACATGCGGCGCATCGCGGTCATCGCGGCCGATGCCGACGCCAGTCATGTCCTTGCCTTGGCGGGGCAGTTGTCGGATCTACGTGACACGTTAGGCACGCACGGCGCTATCCGATATCTCGCCGTCGACACCATGACAGGCGCGGGTTTTCGCGGCCCCGGCCATGACGCGGCCCCCGGGGATACGGCTTTTCTCCAATACACCTCCGGGTCCACCGCGGATCCGAAGGGTGTCATGGTCACGCACGGCAATCTGATCGCCAACGAGATTGCCATACGCGAGAAGCTGGGCATCACAGCAGACGATATCTTCGTCAGCTGGCTGCCGCTATTCCACGATATGGGCTTGATCGGCACGGTCTTGCAACCCGTCTTCAGCGGGATTCCGCTGGTGCTCATGTCACCCGCCTACTTCCTGGAACGGCCGGTACGGTGGCTGGAGGCGATCAGCCGCTTTCGCGGGACGGTGTCGGGCGGGCCGGACTTTGCCTATCGGCTCTGCGCCGACCGCGTCGGCGATGCGCAAAGGGCAGCGCTGGATCTATCGAGCTGGCGCGTCGCTTTTTCGGGATCGGAGCCGGTGCGTCATAGCACGTTATGCGACTTCCGCGTTCGATACGCGCCCGCCGGATTCGATGAGAACGCCTTATACCCATGCTATGGACTCGCGGAAGCGACCTTGCTGGCGACGGGTATGACGCGTGGGGCGGGCATGAAAACGCAGCCTCGACGGCATATGGCAGATAGCCACGCCGGCACGGACGCGGCGATTGCCACGCACGATGGCACCGTCCCCGCGAAACCTGCGTCCAGCGCCGGCGTCGTCGAAGCGCCCGATGTCATCTGCGGTGCCGCGCCCTCGGGCCACGAGATCAGAATCGTGGACCCGGCGACGCTAAGCGCGGTGGCAGACGGCGATGAGGGGGAAATCTGGTTCGCCGGGCCCAGCGTGGCGGCGGGCTACTGGCGCAATCCGGCAGCCACCCAGGCCACTTTCGTCGAACATGCGGGGCAGCGCTGGCTGCGTACGGGCGACATGGGAAGGCTGACCCCCGCAGGTTTGCTGGTCGCCGGGCGCCTGAAGGATGTCATCGTCGTTCGTGGCCAAAAGTGGCACCCGCAGGATATCGAACAGGAGATCGAGGCGCGCGTCGTTCATGCGCGCAAGGGCCGGGTGGCGGCGTTCGCCGCGGCGACGGAGCAAGGCGAGGGCATAGGCATCGCGATGGAGATTTCCCGTGCCAGCCGCAAGGCGGTCGCCACGGATGTTATTGCGCGGTCGGTGGACGATGTCGTCGGCGCGTTGGCTGGCGAGGCAGCCCGGGTCATTGTCTTGCTGGAGCCTGGCGCCTTGCCGAAAACCACCAGCGGCAAACTGCAACGCGATCAGGTGCGACGAGGTTGGCAATCCGGCAGCTTGGCCGCCTACGAGATCCTGACGAAAACCGCCGCTGGCGCCCTCGGCGATATCGCCCCCCCGACCACGTCGGATATCCAGGGTGGCTCGAAAACCGAGGCAACGACGCCTATGCAGGCCTGGATGGCCACGGCGTGGCGATTGGCGATAGGCGAAGCGATCAGCGCCGGTCCCGCCGATCACTTTTTTGCCTGCGGCGGCACGTCGCTGAGCGCCGTGGAAGTGGCGGCCCGGGTGCGGCAGGAATGGCGCATCGATTTCGATGCCGCGGACCTCTACGCGCATCCGGTATTGTCGGATGCGACGAACCTGATCGCGCATCGGCGCGACCGCGTTGGCGGAGACCGTGCCGCGCTGGATGCGAATGCGACGGGGGGCGCACACGCCAGAACGTCGGCAAGTACACCCCATGCGCGCGACTACGGAGCCGGCGACGCCGCGCCATTGAGCCATGCCCAGGAGCGCCAGTGGTTCCTCTGGAGCCTGAATCCCAAGAGCACGGCCTACAGCGTGAACGTCTGCCTGAAGTTGGCGGGACATCTGGATGTGGAAGCCTTGCGTGCTGCCCTCGCCGCTACCGCGCGGCGCCATCCGATCTTGCTGACGCGATTTCGCGCGGGCGCCGAAGGCCGGGTTCGTCAGATTTTGCCGGACGGGCGGGCTTCGCTCGAAATCCCGCTGACGGATTGCCGTGAAGAGGCCGACGCCTACGGGCACGCATTGGCGCAATTGCTGGGAAAAGCGGAAGCGCCATTCAACCTGCTCGAAGACGCGCCGTCGCGCGCCCAGCTTTTTCAATATGCTGACGACGGCCATCTGCTGCTCTGGTCGCAACATCACATCGTGACCGATGCCTGGTCGGTGCGCTTGCTGCTCGACGAATGGTTCCATCTTTATGCGCAGGCGCGCGCACGCGGCGCTACTGCTCTGCTGCTGCGTGAGGCCCCCGCCTTGCAGTATGCCGACTATGCCAGCTGGGAACGCGAACGCCTGGCGGATGGAGCACGGGAAGAGGACGTGGCCTACTGGAAAGGCCAGCTGGCGGCGCGCAACGGCCTGGCGGTGCTGGCGCCGGACCTGCCGCGCGAACGGCACCGCGTCTATCCCGCTCGGACACTGGCAATGAGCCTGCCTTTGCGCGAGGCCCGTCGGCTGGTGACCTGCGCTCGCAGCCATGGCGTGACGCCGGCGATTGTCCTGCTTAGCGCGCTGGATCTGCTGCTGCATGTCCATACGCGTGCAACCCAGGTGCGTGTCGGCTTGCCAGTAGCCAACCGGACGCCGCCTGTCGTGGAGTCCTTGCCGGGCCTGTTCGTGAATACCTTGCCGCAGCAGGTGCGGATCGAAGCGCAAGATCGCTTGTCAACGGTATTGGCAAGGGTCGCGGAAGCCGTGATGGCGGGCCAGGCCCATCAAGGCATGCCGCTCGATCAATTGGCCCGCCTCATGCCGCCGGACGCTGAGCATGGGGCGGAACTCACGCCGGTGGTCTTCAATCATTTCCGGGGCGATACCTCGCATCTCGGCGCGGTCAGCGGCGTGGGCGTGGAAGAAGTTTCCGTGCCCGAGCGGCTGGCTCGCTTCGACCTCACCCTGGACGTCCGGGAGTTCGTTGACGGGCGCTTCGAACTGCGCTTCATTCATGCCAGCCCGTTATTCGCGGCGGCGCGGATCGACCGCCTGGCGGCACATTATCTGCGCATACTGGACGCCTTGTTCAGCGACCCGGCGCAAGACGTGGCGAGCCTGGATGTGCTCGATGCCGATGAGCGCCAGCGGTTATCGGCACGTGGGGCGCCTCGGCGGTCATACGCAGCACCGATGGTTCTGGAGGCCTATGCAAGGCAGGTCGCGGCCCAGCCGGATGCCGTGGCCGTGTGCATGCATGCGCCTGCGCGAACGCATTCGGGACGGTCAGTGGGGGGCGATTCGCCGGCGGCCTGCCTATGGCTGACCTATGGGCAGCTGGATGCGGCGGCCAATCGGGTAGCGCATGGCTTGATCGCGCGGGGTGTCGGCGTGGAGTCGCGGGTAGGGCTGGCGATGGGGCGCGGCCCGGACCTGATCGTGGGGCTGCTGGGCATCCTCAAGGCCGGCGCGGCCTATGTGGCCCTGGATCCGGCTTATCCGCATGCGCGCTTGACACAGATGGTGGACGATGCCGGGATCGAGGTCGTCGTCTCCGACACGCCGGCCTTGGCGGCGCTGCCGCGGGCGTGGCCGGTGCAGTGGCTGTGTGTCGATGCCCTGGACGCCAGGCTGCCGGCGCATGCGCCGGACGTCGCGATAAGGCCGGACAATCTCGCCTACGTCCTGTATACGTCAGGCTCCACGGGTGTGCCCAAGGGCGCGCAGATGACACACGGGAACGTCGCGCGTCTTCTGGCGGCCACGCAGCGGTGGTTCAACTTTGGTCCGGACGATGTCTGGACCCTGTTCCACTCCTATGCCTTCGATTTCTCGGTCTGGGAGATTTTTGGCGCGCTATGCCATGGCGGCCGGCTGGTGGTCGTAAGCGCCGAGCAGGCGCGGGCGCCGGCGAGTTTCCTGTCGCTGCTGCGCGCGGAAGGCGTGACGGTACTGAACCAGACTCCCTCGGCGTTCGGGCAATTGATGCGGGTGCCTGGACTGCATGACGGCGCGGTGAAGCAGGAACGCGCCGAACTATTCGAAGGCATAGCCCAGGACGAGGGCGTAGCGCGGGACGAGGGCGGCCAATTGCCCGCGCTGCGCCTGCGCTGGGTGATCTTTGGCGGCGAGGCGCTGGACCCTCGGATGCTGGCCGATTGGGTAGCAGGGCAGGGACCGCACGGGCCGCGTCTGGTCAATATGTATGGCATCACGGAAACGACGGTGCACGTGACGTACCGGGAGATCGTGAGGGAAGATCTTCGTGTGGCCGGCAGCCCCGTCGGCGAGGCGATCGACGACCTGGGACTGTACGTATTGGACGCGACCGGCCAGCCGGTGTCCTACGGTGAGTCGGGCGAGCTGCATGTCAGCGGGGCGGGGCTCACGCGCGGCTACCTGGGGCGCGCGGCGCTGACGGCCGAACGATTTATCCCCAATCCTTTTGCCGACGACGGCGGGCGGTTGTATCGCACGGGCGACCTGGCGCGCTGGTCGGAGGATGGCGAGTTGCACTACCTTGGCCGCATCGACCAGCAGGTGAAGATACGCGGCCACCGGGTGGAAGTCGGGGAAGTGCGCGCCCGGCTGCTGGAGCAGCCCGGCGTCGGCCAGGCAGTCGTCGTTGCCCGTGGCGTGGGCGCGGATGCGCGCCTGCTGGCCTATGTGACGCCTGCGATAACGCCTTCTTCCGCGCTGTCTGCGACGACGCGCTCCTCGCCGCCGCTCGCGGCGTTGCCTCTGGACGTGGCCGCGCTGCGCCAGGCCCTGGCCCAGTGCCTGCCTGCTTACATGCTGCCATCGGCCATCGAGGTGCTCGACCAGCTCCCGTTGACCCGCAACGGCAAGGTCGACGTCGCCGCATTGCCGGAGCCCACCCACGCCGGTCGCCACTACGACGCCCCGCAGAATTCGGGCGAAGAGGCCTTGGCCGGGATATGGCGCGATGTCCTCGGCGTCGCGCAAGTCGGCAGGCAGGACAATTTCTTCGAACTGGGCGGCCACTCTTTGCTTCTGGTTCGGTTGCACCTGCTGCTGGAAGAGAAACTACGGCCGGGACTGGATATCGTCGATCTGTTCAAGTATCCGACCATCGCCGCGCTCGCGGCCCGCATCGAAGCGGGGCGAAATTCGCCCCAGCACGCCCAGGATGAAGCCAACCGCGCGGCGCGACAACGCAGTGCCTTGTCGCGACAGCGCAGACTGACGGGACGGATAGGCTGA